The following proteins come from a genomic window of Tepidiforma thermophila:
- a CDS encoding RNA polymerase sigma factor has translation MAETATDELAPDFDEQAVVEAAQDGDREALSLLYDHYFPRVYRYVSARLSSTEDAEDVTTEIFLRVIENLRSFSFRGLPFGAWVFRIARNEVVSFVRRRKVRSQVAPLTDTIPDPAPDHTEEVHTALTMEVVRAATAKLPEAQRQVIELRFGAGLSVAETARVLGKTENTVKVLQHKAIAKLQTMVPLQ, from the coding sequence ATGGCAGAGACGGCAACCGACGAACTGGCACCCGACTTCGACGAACAGGCTGTGGTCGAAGCCGCCCAGGACGGGGACCGTGAGGCGCTCTCGCTCCTCTACGACCACTACTTTCCCCGCGTGTACCGGTACGTCTCCGCCCGGCTCTCCAGCACCGAAGATGCCGAGGATGTGACGACGGAGATCTTTCTCCGGGTCATCGAAAACCTCCGCAGCTTCAGCTTCCGGGGCCTGCCGTTCGGGGCGTGGGTGTTCCGCATCGCACGGAACGAGGTGGTCAGCTTCGTCCGGCGGCGGAAGGTCCGCTCCCAGGTAGCGCCGCTCACGGACACGATCCCGGACCCTGCGCCCGACCACACGGAGGAGGTGCACACCGCACTGACGATGGAGGTGGTCCGCGCAGCCACCGCAAAGCTCCCGGAAGCGCAGCGGCAGGTGATCGAACTCCGGTTTGGTGCGGGGCTCTCGGTGGCAGAGACTGCGCGGGTGCTCGGGAAAACCGAGAATACGGTGAAAGTCCTCCAGCATAAGGCGATCGCCAAACTGCAAACGATGGTGCCGCTGCAATGA
- a CDS encoding DUF5667 domain-containing protein, translating into MIRRLFDRKAGHRADILAEAQALIDDGLEPDFVLSLFPEEADWLAGMLRVTAAVTDAYAAEPASYYFEASLKAKVLARATEPTTPAEPLFLPVPGYSPVRTAVASMAVLSGAAAVGVLALGFVTAGDAVPGDWNYAFKLANERLEYTLSRGDARIDVQLRQAEARVYELQQLAARNDNLVASLEGLQRELRAIADLAEKQGGLTDVQKARVRSLAEQSSTVLSQARNRPDVDPEKVAAAAAAIDDAVSAALGGVTPLATPEPTAAAAPEPSPTGTPEPAATATGEPAETATPEPAGSATPEATPATPATAEAAPSATVEPAEARETPAPQPSSNP; encoded by the coding sequence ATGATCCGCCGGCTGTTCGACCGCAAGGCTGGCCACCGGGCCGACATCCTCGCCGAAGCGCAGGCCCTGATCGACGACGGGCTGGAGCCGGACTTCGTCCTTTCGCTCTTCCCCGAGGAGGCTGACTGGCTGGCCGGGATGCTGCGGGTGACGGCGGCGGTGACGGATGCCTACGCGGCCGAGCCGGCGAGCTACTACTTCGAGGCCTCGCTGAAGGCGAAGGTGCTCGCCCGGGCGACAGAGCCGACGACGCCGGCAGAGCCGCTCTTCCTCCCCGTCCCCGGCTACTCGCCGGTGCGGACCGCGGTGGCGAGCATGGCCGTGCTCTCGGGAGCGGCAGCCGTCGGCGTGCTCGCGCTCGGGTTCGTTACTGCCGGCGACGCGGTCCCGGGCGACTGGAACTACGCGTTCAAGCTGGCGAACGAACGGCTGGAGTACACGCTCTCCCGCGGGGATGCCCGGATCGATGTCCAGCTGCGGCAGGCCGAGGCGCGCGTCTATGAGCTGCAGCAGCTTGCGGCCCGGAACGACAACCTGGTCGCCTCGCTCGAAGGGCTGCAGCGGGAGCTCCGTGCGATTGCCGACCTCGCTGAGAAGCAGGGCGGGCTGACGGACGTCCAGAAGGCGCGGGTGAGGAGCCTTGCGGAGCAGAGCTCGACGGTGCTCTCGCAGGCGCGCAACCGGCCGGACGTCGACCCGGAGAAGGTAGCCGCCGCGGCGGCCGCCATCGATGACGCCGTTTCGGCGGCGCTCGGCGGGGTGACGCCGCTGGCGACACCGGAGCCGACTGCGGCTGCAGCGCCTGAGCCGTCGCCCACGGGGACACCCGAGCCCGCCGCGACCGCCACGGGGGAGCCGGCCGAGACCGCGACCCCGGAGCCGGCGGGCAGCGCGACTCCGGAGGCAACGCCCGCAACCCCGGCGACAGCCGAGGCGGCGCCTTCGGCGACGGTGGAGCCTGCGGAGGCCCGGGAAACGCCGGCGCCGCAGCCCTCATCCAACCCCTAA
- a CDS encoding MgtC/SapB family protein produces the protein MDVAGVRFDEEGVRLAVALGIGLLLGAERERRKGEGPARGAAGIRTFALVALAGGIAMAIGGGVVLAVALGFVALAVLAAYILGDRTDPGLTTEVAVIVTFLLGALAQQEPQLAAGIAVVVAILLAAREQLHRLVSRALTEQEVHDALLFAGAALVILPLAPNERIGPYGVFNPFAIWRLVVIVMAIGGAGYAAVRLLGARVGLPLSGLAAGFVSSSATIAAMGARARETPALRTPAVAAAVLSTVATVVQMVIVVGATDRRTLEQLWPAMAFAGVAAVGYGAIFALRALRDAAADAHEPGGRAFDLKTAVLFASTVTAVLFVSAALGDWLGNRGVLLSAAVAGFADTHAAAIAVAGLAAGGRVDPADAVVPILAAFTTNSVTKMVLSAASGGRRFAAEVWPGVIVTAALAWAGWALS, from the coding sequence ATGGACGTTGCAGGCGTCCGTTTCGACGAAGAAGGCGTGCGGCTCGCGGTCGCCCTCGGCATCGGCCTCCTCCTCGGCGCCGAGCGCGAGCGCCGCAAAGGCGAAGGCCCTGCCCGCGGCGCGGCCGGCATCCGCACCTTCGCCCTCGTCGCCCTCGCCGGCGGCATCGCCATGGCCATCGGCGGCGGGGTCGTTCTCGCCGTCGCGCTCGGCTTCGTCGCCCTCGCCGTCCTCGCCGCCTACATCCTCGGCGACCGCACCGACCCCGGCCTCACCACCGAAGTGGCCGTCATTGTCACCTTCCTCCTCGGCGCTCTCGCCCAGCAGGAGCCGCAGCTTGCCGCGGGCATCGCCGTCGTCGTCGCTATCCTCCTCGCCGCCCGCGAGCAGCTCCACCGCCTCGTCTCCCGCGCGCTCACCGAACAGGAGGTGCACGATGCCCTCCTCTTCGCCGGGGCCGCGCTCGTCATCCTCCCCCTTGCGCCCAACGAGCGGATCGGGCCATACGGCGTGTTCAACCCCTTCGCCATCTGGCGGCTCGTCGTCATCGTCATGGCGATCGGAGGCGCCGGCTACGCCGCGGTGCGGCTGCTCGGGGCCCGCGTCGGCCTGCCGCTCTCCGGGCTGGCCGCCGGCTTCGTCTCCAGCTCGGCCACGATCGCCGCGATGGGCGCCCGCGCGCGCGAGACCCCCGCCCTGCGCACCCCCGCCGTCGCCGCCGCCGTGCTCTCAACCGTCGCGACCGTCGTGCAGATGGTCATCGTTGTCGGCGCCACCGACCGCCGCACGCTCGAGCAGCTTTGGCCGGCGATGGCCTTCGCCGGCGTTGCCGCCGTCGGCTACGGCGCCATCTTCGCCCTGCGCGCCCTGCGCGATGCCGCCGCCGACGCGCACGAACCCGGCGGCCGCGCCTTCGACCTGAAGACGGCGGTGCTCTTCGCGTCCACGGTCACGGCCGTGCTCTTTGTCTCCGCCGCCCTCGGCGACTGGCTGGGCAACCGCGGCGTCCTGCTCTCGGCTGCGGTTGCCGGCTTCGCCGATACCCATGCCGCCGCGATCGCCGTCGCCGGGCTCGCCGCCGGCGGGCGGGTCGACCCCGCCGATGCCGTTGTGCCGATCCTCGCCGCCTTCACGACGAATTCCGTGACGAAGATGGTCCTCTCCGCGGCCAGCGGCGGCCGCCGCTTCGCCGCCGAAGTCTGGCCCGGCGTCATCGTCACCGCCGCCCTCGCCTGGGCCGGCTGGGCCCTCAGCTGA
- a CDS encoding MFS transporter yields MAGWLRRTFYALENTQFRLLWIGTLFSFLGMQMQIVARGYLAYDLTGKNTALGGVMIAFGVPQLLLGLWGGVLADRLPKRNLLVICQGIIALNSLWVAVMIKTGHIEYWMLIVAGVVQGAGFAFIGPARQAFIGDLVGRDAIGNAVVLQQLSMNSTRVIGPSIAGAFIAIAVIGTGGVYLMTTLGFFIAMATMFRLPPGNPKPREHPVSPLRDLADGLRYVRRRPSLALLILTGFAVIMVGFPYQSFLPSVAVDVYRAGSGGLGLLQSFAAIGAVAATVLVATFAESRRAWFWQPVLAMAFGGSLIALGATSNLLAGLAVMVAVGGLASGFQGLNNALTMSNTDHEYHGRVQSISMLSWSLFGLFALPIGIVADHIGIRETLMLMGAVVIVSVALLQLASRSERVAEDRRLAVAAAEVRRETRAVAGGR; encoded by the coding sequence CTGGCCGGGTGGCTTCGCCGGACGTTCTACGCGCTCGAGAACACGCAGTTCCGGCTGCTGTGGATCGGCACGCTCTTCTCCTTCCTCGGCATGCAGATGCAGATCGTGGCGCGGGGCTACCTCGCCTACGACCTGACCGGCAAAAACACCGCCCTCGGCGGCGTCATGATCGCCTTCGGCGTCCCCCAGCTCCTCCTCGGCCTCTGGGGCGGCGTCCTCGCCGACCGGCTCCCCAAGCGGAACCTGCTCGTCATCTGCCAGGGCATCATCGCGCTCAACTCGCTCTGGGTGGCCGTCATGATCAAGACCGGCCACATCGAGTACTGGATGCTCATCGTGGCCGGCGTCGTCCAGGGCGCCGGGTTCGCCTTCATCGGCCCGGCCCGCCAGGCCTTCATCGGCGACCTCGTCGGCCGCGACGCCATCGGCAACGCCGTCGTCCTCCAGCAGCTCAGCATGAACAGCACCCGCGTCATCGGCCCGTCCATCGCCGGCGCCTTCATCGCCATCGCGGTCATCGGCACCGGGGGCGTCTACCTCATGACGACCCTCGGCTTCTTCATCGCCATGGCAACCATGTTCCGCCTCCCGCCCGGCAACCCCAAACCGCGCGAGCATCCCGTCTCGCCCCTGCGCGACCTCGCCGACGGCCTCCGCTACGTCCGCCGGCGCCCCTCGCTCGCCCTCCTCATCCTCACCGGCTTCGCCGTCATCATGGTCGGCTTCCCCTACCAGTCGTTCCTGCCGTCGGTCGCTGTCGATGTCTACCGCGCCGGCTCGGGCGGCCTGGGCCTCCTCCAGTCCTTCGCCGCTATCGGAGCAGTGGCCGCCACGGTGCTCGTCGCGACCTTCGCCGAGAGCCGCCGCGCCTGGTTCTGGCAGCCGGTGCTGGCGATGGCCTTCGGCGGCTCGCTCATCGCCCTCGGCGCAACCTCGAATCTCCTCGCCGGCCTCGCCGTCATGGTCGCCGTCGGCGGGCTCGCCAGCGGCTTCCAGGGCCTGAACAACGCCCTCACCATGTCGAACACCGACCACGAGTACCACGGCCGGGTCCAGTCGATCTCGATGCTCAGCTGGAGCCTCTTCGGCCTCTTCGCGCTCCCCATCGGCATCGTCGCCGACCACATCGGCATCCGCGAGACGCTCATGCTCATGGGCGCCGTCGTGATTGTCAGCGTGGCCCTCCTCCAGCTCGCGTCCCGCTCCGAACGGGTCGCCGAAGACCGCCGGCTGGCCGTCGCCGCCGCCGAGGTCCGCCGCGAAACGCGGGCCGTTGCCGGCGGCCGCTGA
- a CDS encoding magnesium transporter CorA family protein, translated as MRTWTCIDGSWRPGELDGGPRWYDLSGADRDDLLELASRYHLHPLAIEDCLSPYLHTPKIDDFGSYLFIVVLAMKPGTVEPILEELDIFLGPDFLITYRDDPATAPEVDGVVHALEQGLAVRPGTDGLFYEVLDRVVDSFLPRVSSMSEQLDALADLIIEGDRNGGLSQRVLEMRRTAGSIRRTMAPLLSVVLRFGRGEFALVQPSNVIYFRDIYDHLLRVDLALEELRDDAEVALNTYLSTLNNKMNEVMKVLAVVAALALPATVITGIFGTNFEEIPGLRSNYGFGAMLLAIAGIAASMALFFRRRGWF; from the coding sequence GTGCGCACCTGGACGTGCATCGATGGCAGCTGGCGCCCCGGCGAACTCGACGGCGGGCCCCGCTGGTACGACCTCTCCGGCGCCGACCGCGACGACCTCCTCGAACTCGCTTCCCGCTACCACCTCCATCCGCTCGCCATCGAAGACTGCCTCTCCCCCTACCTCCATACCCCCAAGATCGACGACTTCGGCAGCTACCTCTTCATCGTCGTCCTCGCGATGAAGCCCGGCACCGTCGAGCCGATCCTCGAAGAGCTCGACATCTTCCTCGGGCCCGACTTCCTCATTACCTACCGCGACGACCCCGCGACCGCGCCCGAGGTCGACGGCGTCGTCCATGCCCTCGAGCAGGGCCTTGCGGTCCGCCCGGGCACCGACGGCCTCTTCTACGAAGTGCTCGACCGCGTCGTCGATAGCTTCCTCCCGCGCGTCTCCTCCATGAGCGAGCAGCTCGACGCCCTCGCCGACCTCATCATCGAAGGCGACCGCAACGGCGGCCTCAGCCAGCGCGTCCTCGAAATGCGGCGCACCGCCGGCTCCATCCGCCGAACCATGGCGCCCCTGCTCAGCGTCGTCCTCCGCTTCGGCCGCGGCGAATTCGCCCTCGTCCAGCCGTCGAACGTCATCTACTTCCGCGACATCTACGACCACCTCCTGCGGGTCGACCTCGCCCTCGAGGAGCTGCGCGACGATGCCGAAGTTGCCCTCAACACCTACCTCAGCACCCTCAATAACAAGATGAACGAGGTGATGAAAGTCCTCGCCGTCGTCGCCGCGCTGGCGCTGCCGGCCACCGTGATCACCGGCATCTTCGGCACCAACTTCGAGGAGATCCCCGGCCTGCGCAGCAACTACGGCTTCGGCGCGATGCTCCTCGCCATCGCCGGCATCGCCGCCTCGATGGCCCTCTTCTTCCGCCGGCGCGGGTGGTTCTGA